The nucleotide sequence CGACGACGGCGTCCGCCCCGGCTTCGGCGAGGTGCGGCTGGTCGTCGATCTCCGTGGCCCCGCGTCCGAGGACGACTACCGGCGGCTGCGCGAGACGGTGGACGCGCACTGCCCGGTGCTCGACCTGTTCCGCAACCCGACCCCGGTCAGCACCTCCGCACCGGCCTGACCGGCTGCTACTGCTCCAGCACCAGCAGCGTGTCACCGGCGGGCCGGAACCCGGCCCGCCGGTAGAACGCGGTGCTGCCCGCCGTCGGGGCCAGCATCAACCGCCGGTAGCCGCGGTCGTGGGCGTGCGCGACGACCGCTGCGAGCAGTGCACGCGGCACCCCCGCCTCGGCGAACGAGCCGAGCACGAACGCGTTGCCGACCTGGCCGGTCCGGGTGCCCCGGCCGCCCGGCCGCGGCATCTGCACGGTCTCCAACACGTTGATCGAGCCGATCGCGGTGTATCCGGCGCGCTCGCTGCCCG is from Pseudonocardia autotrophica and encodes:
- a CDS encoding GNAT family N-acetyltransferase — its product is MTETTGASSGLSSIPDRGSGAGGSEWEHGGRRLRVRVADERDVAGLARLRRQWLEERAGRPVADPGFEEAFAAWWRVEQPRRAFWIAEAGSERAGYTAIGSINVLETVQMPRPGGRGTRTGQVGNAFVLGSFAEAGVPRALLAAVVAHAHDRGYRRLMLAPTAGSTAFYRRAGFRPAGDTLLVLEQ